A single Ignavibacteriales bacterium DNA region contains:
- a CDS encoding prephenate dehydrogenase produces MSSVLFGYGRFGRLFVKHFGAELALKVLDKNAAVPAELKVRDYSELREAEYIFFAVPISGLEPLLMEIQQYISGSAVLADVCSVKEYPLEVMKKYFPRNEIIGTHPLFGPDSTADGLAGRQMVMTPSAQTPAYIQLSSIFRSAGLEIITMTAEEHDRQMAWTLCLTQFIGRGLGSLPLPRNSIGTRGYFDLLDIVTRSNADTMQLYIDMNKYNRFAGEMRESVIKGLADIHKQL; encoded by the coding sequence ATTTCTTCAGTACTGTTCGGATACGGACGATTCGGCCGGCTTTTTGTAAAGCACTTTGGCGCCGAACTTGCTCTTAAAGTCCTGGATAAAAACGCTGCAGTTCCGGCTGAACTGAAAGTCCGTGATTATTCGGAGCTGCGGGAGGCAGAGTATATCTTTTTTGCAGTACCGATATCTGGGCTTGAGCCGCTACTCATGGAGATTCAGCAGTATATATCAGGCTCCGCGGTTCTTGCGGATGTCTGCTCCGTTAAGGAGTATCCGCTTGAGGTAATGAAAAAATACTTTCCGCGGAATGAGATTATCGGAACGCATCCTTTGTTCGGACCGGACAGCACAGCCGATGGTCTGGCTGGACGGCAGATGGTGATGACTCCCTCAGCGCAAACCCCGGCATATATACAGCTGAGCAGTATATTCAGATCAGCCGGACTTGAAATTATTACAATGACCGCTGAAGAACATGACCGCCAGATGGCATGGACTCTGTGTCTCACCCAGTTCATAGGCCGGGGACTTGGGTCACTTCCTCTGCCGCGGAACAGCATCGGAACCAGAGGATATTTTGATCTGCTGGATATAGTCACCCGCTCTAATGCAGACACTATGCAGCTCTATATTGATATGAATAAGTATAACCGCTTTGCCGGTGAGATGAGAGAAAGTGTAATTAAAGGACTTGCGGATATACATAAACAATTATGA
- a CDS encoding T9SS type A sorting domain-containing protein: MKQLFFLFSFLLLAAGTLQAQNYQVSGAGTAGVNGVYVNDGTLNGKPHYTLSGSPSYYMYFHSDTERWVISDVDNGMFHQSLYFNFGTDATPPAANWYTNQGSNPAPSVAIAAPKLTYSGAGFSESMSNDGSIENTLTITHNNFDGATFTGSNGDNFVSGGKATVTNLPSGLTAVITRTSATTLSVSLSGNASAHGNANDVSNLTIAFQNSAFSGGDASAVVNAAKSDLTINFSELVEVGTGQTYTTIASAIAAASDGDILNLAAQTFTENALTLLNKSLRFKGQGAANTIIQGAASYNTASDRIMTVSFDSYAASNTLQFEGLTLRYGKKAQPYEVSGSTGGAVKVTNANVIIRDCELYGNIASVQPPHGWYGEGGGALALFSSNLTAENTTFADNVFSSAWRPGDWMGGGAILFMQDNSDSYTMTLTNCTFSGNTSSVYGGAIFMRPSNVVATTITNCTFANNAGGNGGAFSSDNSSGNPQPVTFRNTIFHGNTASNQGPQMWAGSSTAYTFENCMNQNSGFYNISGNFTNCLTGQDPLLSALADNGGPTRTMALQTGSPAIDAGTSTGAPAQDQRGYYRSGAADIGSYEFGGTVSLFDVAVYLTRNNNEVSENILYPKVGFGSPITSPFSWTPASPDWTYNAPKCTIYVVPTGSEGMVASSFVVNFDATKATLSAAAGDNNLFDSGIFYTQVTGTGRLKVNASNISSAINMTPGSGKYLARLIFTMLKPGHLEVSLDSLDFRQYDIAANEQVSLVTEDHGAEVKFYLGDFASASVETTGDGLININDLSLFASAYWSNHAQVSTLYKSKFDVGPTNASGNYFALPTADGNINFEDLIIFSVGYGKSAGNELPKVKVNPIDVTLGEEIVGNTVRVPVYLSGSVEDVRGLSFSFRTGMTLKGVEKAGELNNENGFVIFRQEGDLAQIDAAVIGGDKKAISAEGIVAYLVFENKSSLELEAVIARNSFNQDIPVLMKGNSALSITPDAYALSQNYPNPFNPSTAISFALPQASEVTLKIYNTLGQEVAVLINGETMEAGVHTKAFDAGNLTSGVYIYKLTAGSFSSVKKMNLLK, from the coding sequence ATGAAGCAATTGTTTTTTCTTTTTTCATTTTTGCTCCTGGCGGCAGGCACGCTGCAGGCGCAGAACTATCAGGTATCAGGGGCGGGAACAGCCGGTGTAAACGGTGTATATGTTAATGACGGCACTCTTAACGGAAAACCGCATTATACTCTGAGCGGATCACCTTCATATTACATGTATTTTCATTCAGATACCGAGCGGTGGGTGATATCCGATGTTGATAACGGAATGTTCCATCAGTCTCTCTATTTTAATTTCGGGACGGATGCTACCCCTCCGGCAGCTAACTGGTATACCAATCAAGGAAGCAATCCGGCACCTTCTGTTGCCATAGCAGCACCGAAATTAACCTATAGCGGAGCGGGATTTTCTGAATCAATGTCTAATGATGGTTCAATCGAAAATACTCTGACGATTACCCATAATAATTTTGACGGGGCAACCTTCACCGGATCAAACGGTGATAATTTCGTTTCAGGAGGAAAAGCAACAGTAACGAATCTGCCCTCAGGTCTGACGGCAGTAATTACCAGAACTTCTGCAACCACTCTTTCTGTATCACTCAGCGGTAATGCTTCCGCGCACGGTAACGCAAACGATGTAAGTAATCTTACTATTGCATTTCAGAACTCTGCTTTTTCAGGAGGTGATGCTTCGGCGGTGGTGAATGCAGCAAAAAGTGATCTGACCATCAATTTTTCTGAACTGGTGGAAGTTGGCACCGGTCAGACTTACACTACTATTGCCTCAGCAATCGCAGCAGCATCAGATGGTGATATACTTAACCTTGCTGCCCAGACTTTCACTGAAAACGCACTCACGCTTTTAAATAAATCGCTCCGCTTTAAGGGGCAGGGTGCAGCAAACACCATCATTCAGGGAGCTGCTTCGTATAACACAGCATCTGACCGTATTATGACCGTCAGTTTTGATTCATACGCAGCATCAAACACGCTGCAGTTTGAAGGGCTTACTCTCCGTTATGGAAAAAAAGCACAGCCGTATGAAGTTTCAGGTTCAACCGGGGGCGCGGTAAAGGTTACTAACGCAAATGTAATCATAAGAGACTGCGAACTTTACGGAAATATAGCTTCAGTTCAGCCTCCGCACGGATGGTACGGCGAAGGCGGCGGTGCACTCGCTCTCTTTAGCAGCAACCTTACAGCAGAAAACACTACTTTTGCAGACAATGTATTCTCTTCAGCATGGAGGCCGGGTGACTGGATGGGCGGCGGTGCAATTTTATTCATGCAGGATAACAGTGATTCCTATACCATGACTTTAACAAACTGCACCTTTTCGGGCAATACTTCAAGTGTATATGGCGGTGCAATCTTTATGAGACCATCCAATGTAGTTGCAACCACCATAACCAACTGTACTTTCGCGAATAATGCAGGAGGCAACGGCGGTGCATTCTCTTCTGACAACTCAAGCGGAAATCCGCAGCCGGTTACATTCAGAAATACTATTTTTCACGGCAACACAGCTTCAAATCAGGGCCCGCAGATGTGGGCAGGCAGTTCAACTGCATATACATTTGAAAACTGCATGAATCAGAACAGCGGGTTTTATAATATATCAGGCAACTTCACAAACTGCTTAACGGGCCAGGATCCGCTGCTTTCAGCTCTTGCTGATAATGGCGGGCCGACAAGAACCATGGCTCTGCAGACCGGAAGTCCGGCTATTGACGCAGGCACCTCAACAGGTGCACCTGCTCAGGATCAGCGCGGTTACTACCGCTCAGGAGCCGCAGATATCGGTTCGTATGAGTTCGGAGGTACGGTTTCGCTGTTTGATGTGGCCGTATATCTTACCCGCAATAACAATGAGGTTAGCGAGAACATCTTATATCCGAAAGTCGGATTTGGTTCGCCAATAACTTCACCGTTCAGCTGGACTCCAGCGAGCCCTGACTGGACCTATAACGCACCAAAGTGCACCATCTATGTTGTACCAACAGGAAGCGAAGGAATGGTTGCTTCCAGTTTTGTTGTAAACTTTGATGCAACCAAAGCAACTCTTTCCGCAGCAGCAGGTGATAATAATCTTTTTGACAGCGGCATCTTTTATACACAGGTAACCGGAACCGGCCGCCTGAAGGTTAACGCATCGAATATATCATCTGCAATCAACATGACCCCCGGCTCAGGCAAATATCTTGCACGTCTTATATTTACCATGCTGAAACCAGGTCATCTTGAGGTATCACTTGATTCTCTTGACTTCCGTCAGTATGATATTGCTGCAAATGAACAGGTATCACTCGTTACCGAAGACCACGGCGCTGAAGTAAAGTTTTATCTCGGTGACTTTGCAAGTGCATCTGTTGAAACCACCGGTGACGGTCTTATCAACATTAACGACCTCAGTTTATTTGCATCTGCATACTGGAGCAATCACGCTCAGGTTAGCACACTCTATAAATCAAAATTTGACGTTGGTCCTACCAATGCATCAGGAAACTACTTTGCGCTTCCTACCGCTGACGGCAACATCAACTTTGAAGATCTGATTATCTTCTCAGTTGGTTATGGTAAATCAGCCGGCAACGAACTGCCGAAAGTAAAAGTAAATCCGATCGATGTAACACTCGGCGAAGAGATTGTTGGAAACACCGTTCGTGTTCCTGTCTATCTCTCAGGAAGTGTTGAAGATGTAAGAGGACTTTCCTTCAGCTTCAGAACCGGAATGACACTCAAAGGTGTTGAAAAAGCTGGTGAACTGAATAATGAAAACGGTTTTGTAATCTTCCGTCAGGAAGGTGATCTCGCACAGATTGACGCAGCGGTAATCGGTGGTGATAAAAAAGCAATCTCCGCTGAGGGAATTGTTGCGTATCTGGTATTTGAGAACAAGTCATCACTTGAACTTGAAGCGGTAATCGCAAGAAACAGCTTTAACCAGGATATCCCTGTTCTGATGAAGGGAAATTCTGCTCTGAGCATCACACCTGACGCATATGCTCTTTCACAGAACTACCCGAATCCGTTCAACCCGTCAACAGCGATCTCTTTTGCACTGCCGCAGGCATCAGAAGTAACGCTGAAGATCTACAACACACTCGGCCAGGAGGTGGCAGTACTGATCAATGGCGAGACCATGGAAGCCGGAGTTCATACCAAAGCATTTGACGCGGGTAATCTGACCAGCGGAGTTTATATATATAAACTTACTGCGGGAAGTTTTTCGTCCGTTAAAAAGATGAATCTTCTGAAGTAA
- a CDS encoding T9SS type A sorting domain-containing protein yields the protein MVHFYFVFVLFLAASLTVSAQFAGGDGTSGNPYQVATAAHLNNVRDYRTSHFIQTADIDLSYETGNSGGAYWNGGLGWNPIGATDATSFLGSYNGQGYSITGLTINRPGQHYIGLFAYVGNDIVTPVISNVKLVSVSITSNWVCGALAGKITKTTISKCSSTGSVTGVEYMGGLIGWTPSNSTISESYSSCTVTTTGLYTGGFIGITGSNTSITNCYATGNVTSTSGQTGGFAGRIISTNLVNCYSTGAVSGSSSVGGLIGTIMTASATNCFWDTQTSGQASSAGGTGKTTAQMKTNQTFSDAGWNLAIWNRDDSFNNGYPYLDWENPSGTPLPVELTSFIGRATGSNVTLQWKTATEVNNSGFNVERSSDRSNWQTLGFITGHGNSNAEKAYSFTDKNLAPGKYHYRLKQIDTDGQYEYSDIVELAVSNAPDAYALSQNYPNPFNPSTAISFALPQASEVTLKIYNTLGQEVAVLINGETMEAGVHTKAFDAGNLTSGVYIYKLTAGSFSAVKKMNLLK from the coding sequence GTGGTTCATTTTTACTTTGTTTTCGTACTTTTTCTTGCGGCATCACTTACTGTCTCAGCCCAGTTTGCCGGTGGCGACGGTACATCAGGGAATCCTTATCAGGTTGCCACAGCTGCACATCTTAATAATGTGCGTGATTATCGGACTTCCCATTTTATCCAGACTGCTGATATTGATCTGAGCTATGAAACCGGAAATTCCGGCGGTGCTTATTGGAATGGCGGTTTGGGATGGAATCCTATCGGAGCTACCGATGCAACTTCGTTTTTGGGGAGCTACAATGGTCAGGGGTACAGTATTACCGGATTAACCATAAACAGACCCGGCCAGCATTATATCGGGCTGTTTGCCTATGTCGGAAATGATATTGTTACACCGGTTATATCAAATGTTAAACTTGTTTCTGTCTCAATCACCTCAAACTGGGTGTGCGGTGCGCTTGCAGGAAAAATAACTAAAACTACTATCAGTAAATGTTCTTCAACTGGTTCGGTTACAGGGGTAGAGTATATGGGAGGATTGATAGGATGGACGCCTTCCAACAGTACGATTTCTGAAAGTTATTCTTCATGTACAGTTACTACGACTGGGTTATATACAGGCGGGTTTATAGGCATCACTGGTTCAAATACCTCTATCACTAACTGTTATGCAACCGGAAATGTAACTTCCACATCAGGGCAGACGGGGGGATTTGCAGGTCGTATTATATCAACAAATCTCGTTAACTGCTATTCAACCGGTGCTGTCAGTGGTTCGTCTTCAGTGGGAGGTCTTATTGGCACTATTATGACTGCATCAGCAACCAACTGCTTTTGGGATACACAAACTTCCGGTCAGGCATCTTCAGCAGGAGGCACAGGAAAAACCACCGCACAAATGAAAACCAATCAGACTTTTTCGGATGCCGGATGGAATCTGGCAATCTGGAACCGTGATGACAGTTTTAATAATGGCTACCCGTATCTTGACTGGGAGAATCCCTCAGGCACTCCTCTTCCGGTTGAACTTACCTCATTTATCGGCAGAGCCACAGGCAGCAACGTTACCCTGCAGTGGAAAACTGCGACTGAGGTAAATAATTCCGGATTTAATGTGGAACGCTCTTCCGACAGAAGTAATTGGCAAACACTCGGGTTTATAACCGGGCACGGCAACTCTAACGCAGAAAAAGCATATTCCTTTACGGATAAGAATCTTGCTCCTGGCAAATACCACTACCGCTTGAAGCAAATAGACACAGACGGGCAGTATGAATACTCTGATATAGTTGAACTTGCTGTTAGCAATGCCCCTGATGCATACGCTCTTTCACAGAACTATCCGAATCCGTTCAACCCGTCAACAGCGATCAGCTTCGCGCTGCCACAGGCATCAGAAGTAACGCTGAAGATCTACAACACACTCGGCCAGGAGGTGGCAGTACTGATCAATGGCGAGACCATGGAAGCGGGAGTTCACACCAAAGCATTTGACGCGGGTAATCTGACCAGCGGAGTTTATATATATAAACTTACCGCAGGAAGTTTTTCGGCTGTTAAAAAGATGAATCTTCTGAAGTAA
- a CDS encoding S9 family peptidase translates to MYKLLSFFLFLSVMMNAQNGRQLNFDDLWAMQRIGTADLSPDGSKITFALTSFSYDLNKGNSDVYVINTDGTGLKALKNTEKGESGPKFSPDGKKIAYVTGNQIWLTNADGSGEEQITTHHTGASGVVWSQDGKKMLFVSSVYPDCADQECNKKKDEDAENSKVKASVFTELMYRHWDDWRGDKRSHLFLLDLATKEITDLTPFSKFDVPPIALGSAKDYTFSPDGNWVAFTMNTDEVLATSTNNDIFLLDLRTLQKGKKPEHKKISLSKGNDNQPVFSPDGKLLAYTSMERAGFEADRLRLMIYDVESGKTRQLFPKQDISVSEFIWSPDGKHIYFTAAKEIYESVYRVSLSGDKAEVIIEKHMSSTLMISPDGTKLYFKQQKSTQPHEFFSADADGKNVKQISFINAERLKDVVMNEVETFWVKGAGGTPVQSIMVKPPFFDETQKYPMIFLIHGGPQGHWSDDFHYRWNIQMFAADGYVVIAPNPRGSTGYGQKFTDEISGDWAGKVYTDLMNVYDEAVKKYKFIDKKNTFAAGASYGGYMINWIAGHTDRFNALVSHAGVFNLESMFGTTEELWFPEWEFKGTPWQNRKMYEKWSPHRYIHNCKTPVLVVHGAKDFRVTEDQAFQLYTSLQRLGVPSKFLYFPDETHFVAKPQNSRLWWKTVLDWFDKNKKL, encoded by the coding sequence ATGTACAAACTTCTATCATTTTTCTTATTCTTATCAGTAATGATGAACGCACAAAACGGACGCCAGCTTAATTTTGACGATCTCTGGGCTATGCAGAGGATTGGCACGGCCGATCTTTCTCCCGACGGCTCTAAAATAACCTTCGCGCTCACTTCCTTTTCCTACGATCTGAACAAGGGAAACAGTGACGTTTATGTTATCAATACGGACGGAACCGGCCTGAAAGCCCTGAAAAACACCGAAAAAGGGGAGAGCGGTCCTAAATTTTCTCCCGATGGCAAGAAAATCGCCTATGTGACGGGCAACCAGATCTGGCTGACCAACGCTGACGGAAGCGGTGAAGAGCAGATTACCACTCACCACACCGGCGCCTCAGGAGTGGTATGGTCTCAGGATGGCAAAAAGATGCTCTTTGTTTCAAGTGTTTATCCTGACTGCGCAGATCAGGAGTGCAATAAGAAAAAAGATGAAGATGCTGAAAACAGCAAAGTAAAAGCCTCGGTATTTACGGAGCTGATGTACCGCCACTGGGACGACTGGCGCGGTGACAAACGCAGCCACCTTTTTCTGCTTGATCTGGCAACAAAAGAGATTACCGATCTCACCCCCTTCAGCAAATTTGATGTGCCGCCGATTGCATTAGGAAGTGCAAAAGATTATACCTTCTCTCCGGACGGCAACTGGGTTGCGTTTACCATGAACACGGATGAGGTTCTGGCAACCAGCACGAATAATGATATATTCCTCCTTGACCTGCGCACACTGCAGAAAGGAAAAAAACCGGAACACAAAAAGATATCACTCAGCAAGGGGAATGACAATCAACCGGTATTTTCTCCCGACGGAAAACTGCTTGCCTATACCTCCATGGAGCGTGCCGGATTTGAAGCAGACCGCCTGCGGCTGATGATTTATGATGTGGAGAGCGGCAAAACCCGCCAGCTTTTTCCGAAGCAGGATATATCCGTCAGCGAATTCATCTGGAGTCCGGACGGGAAGCATATATATTTCACCGCGGCTAAAGAGATTTATGAATCAGTTTACCGGGTAAGTCTGAGCGGAGACAAAGCTGAAGTAATCATTGAGAAGCACATGAGCTCTACTCTGATGATCTCCCCTGACGGGACAAAGCTTTACTTTAAACAGCAGAAATCCACACAGCCGCATGAGTTCTTTTCTGCCGATGCTGACGGAAAGAACGTAAAACAGATCTCCTTCATTAACGCTGAGCGTCTGAAGGATGTGGTTATGAATGAAGTTGAGACTTTCTGGGTAAAAGGAGCAGGCGGAACCCCGGTTCAGTCAATCATGGTAAAGCCGCCGTTTTTTGACGAGACGCAGAAATATCCGATGATTTTCCTTATACACGGCGGACCGCAGGGGCACTGGTCAGATGACTTTCATTACCGCTGGAATATACAGATGTTTGCCGCAGACGGTTATGTGGTTATTGCGCCGAATCCCAGAGGCAGCACCGGCTATGGTCAGAAGTTTACCGATGAAATCTCCGGTGACTGGGCAGGCAAGGTATATACCGACCTGATGAATGTGTATGACGAAGCCGTTAAGAAATATAAATTTATTGACAAAAAGAACACTTTTGCGGCGGGAGCTTCCTATGGCGGATATATGATCAACTGGATTGCCGGGCACACCGACCGCTTTAACGCGCTGGTTTCTCACGCGGGAGTGTTTAATCTTGAAAGTATGTTCGGTACCACCGAGGAACTCTGGTTTCCTGAGTGGGAATTCAAAGGCACTCCGTGGCAGAACCGGAAGATGTATGAAAAATGGTCTCCGCACCGGTATATACACAACTGCAAGACTCCGGTTCTGGTTGTGCACGGCGCGAAGGATTTCCGCGTAACCGAAGACCAGGCATTTCAGCTTTATACCTCGCTGCAGCGGCTGGGTGTGCCGAGCAAGTTCCTCTACTTCCCGGACGAAACCCACTTTGTGGCAAAACCGCAGAACAGCCGCCTCTGGTGGAAAACGGTTCTGGACTGGTTTGATAAGAATAAAAAACTCTGA
- a CDS encoding DUF1232 domain-containing protein, translated as MRSMENDNIDWREVDYGDNREKFEQDKKTVEEGLWETLERSGKKISFLKDVIALFKYMSDGRVQWYRKSIVVGALIYFITPVDAIPDIAPLIGYLDDLGVITATLKYLGSELIPYYDR; from the coding sequence ATGAGAAGCATGGAAAATGACAATATAGACTGGCGTGAAGTTGATTACGGTGACAACCGTGAGAAGTTTGAACAGGATAAAAAAACCGTGGAAGAGGGGCTGTGGGAGACCCTTGAACGTTCCGGCAAAAAGATTTCCTTTCTTAAGGATGTGATCGCCCTGTTTAAATATATGAGCGACGGCCGCGTGCAATGGTACAGAAAAAGCATAGTGGTCGGAGCGCTGATTTATTTTATAACGCCGGTTGATGCCATTCCTGATATTGCTCCGCTGATAGGATATCTTGATGATCTGGGAGTGATAACCGCCACGCTGAAATATCTCGGCAGTGAACTGATACCCTACTACGACAGATAA
- a CDS encoding NUDIX hydrolase — MNFKIVKSEIVHRGIVFDLKVDQIEYDSGNPGVRETALHDGGAVVVPVTSQGKAVLITQFRYPLMQWLTELPAGKLGKGEDPYICAVRELKEETGYEAELVEKLGAICTTPGFCTEILHIYIATGLKAGSHNREEGEQGMQVHEYTFEETDAMIREGKIIDAKTISGLTMAKLKLGK, encoded by the coding sequence ATGAATTTTAAGATAGTTAAAAGCGAAATTGTGCACCGCGGCATCGTGTTTGATCTGAAGGTGGATCAGATTGAGTATGACAGCGGCAACCCCGGAGTGCGCGAAACCGCACTGCATGACGGCGGCGCGGTGGTGGTGCCTGTGACTTCTCAGGGAAAGGCGGTTCTGATTACGCAGTTCCGATACCCGCTTATGCAATGGCTGACCGAGCTCCCCGCGGGCAAACTTGGCAAAGGAGAAGATCCGTATATATGTGCGGTGCGTGAGCTGAAAGAGGAAACCGGATATGAAGCAGAACTTGTCGAAAAACTCGGAGCCATCTGCACCACACCCGGTTTCTGCACGGAGATACTGCATATCTATATAGCAACAGGACTAAAAGCCGGAAGCCATAATCGTGAAGAGGGAGAACAGGGCATGCAGGTGCACGAATATACATTTGAAGAAACGGACGCAATGATCAGGGAGGGAAAAATTATTGACGCGAAGACGATTTCCGGCCTGACGATGGCTAAACTGAAACTGGGAAAGTAA
- the recN gene encoding DNA repair protein RecN, translated as MLKTLQIKDYALIENITVSFHSGLNIITGETGAGKSILIDALGLLLGERASTEVVRRGTQKAVVEGVFDVSGNKKMKALLKELDIEFQDELIIRREISLKGSGRSFLNDTPAPLTALKDAGFLLVDLHGQHEHQSLLRKETHIEMLDEAAGLEKLRDSYETEYRKLRALISEYTELMNKEELLHQKKDLYEFQVREITAVNPQPGEDEKLADELKVLENTERLAGSATMIYDLLNDGEVPAFDILNKARTELHQIAQIDKSLQGLDEMLSNVIAQAKEISSELRTYKEHLELDPERLEEMRQRLNLISLLKKKYGGSVDAVLKYCDEISRELELATGFEEETAKLKANIEAQRKICGEQAVKLSEERRKAGSKISKSIIGELVNLGIVNAQFVIRQEQPAAQGDDYIYAGEKKVRYSSSGIDDVEFLMSANAGEEVKPLAKVASGGEVSRIMLSLKTILAKNDRLPLLIFDEIDTGVSGRIAQKVGNALKNLSSYHQIIAITHLPQIAGLSDHHYSVEKREEDGRAFSHIRELTLEEKVVEVAKLMSGELVTEASLKGARELMGIQ; from the coding sequence ATGTTGAAAACACTTCAGATAAAAGACTATGCCCTGATTGAAAATATCACCGTGAGTTTTCACTCCGGCCTGAATATTATTACCGGAGAAACCGGTGCAGGTAAATCAATTCTGATTGATGCACTGGGACTGCTCCTTGGTGAGCGGGCCTCAACGGAAGTGGTGCGCCGCGGCACTCAGAAAGCAGTGGTGGAAGGGGTTTTTGACGTAAGCGGCAACAAAAAAATGAAAGCCCTGCTTAAAGAGCTTGATATAGAGTTTCAGGATGAGCTTATAATCAGGAGAGAGATATCTCTTAAGGGATCCGGCAGAAGTTTTCTTAATGATACTCCGGCACCGCTCACCGCTCTGAAAGATGCAGGTTTTCTTCTTGTTGATCTTCACGGGCAGCATGAGCATCAGTCGCTTCTGCGCAAAGAAACCCATATTGAAATGCTGGATGAGGCCGCAGGGCTTGAGAAGCTGCGTGACAGTTATGAAACAGAGTACCGCAAACTCCGTGCTCTGATAAGTGAATATACTGAACTGATGAATAAAGAAGAGCTGCTTCATCAGAAAAAAGATTTGTATGAATTTCAGGTGAGGGAGATAACGGCTGTTAATCCGCAGCCGGGGGAAGATGAAAAGCTGGCTGATGAGCTGAAAGTGCTTGAGAATACTGAGCGGCTTGCCGGTTCTGCCACAATGATTTATGACCTGCTTAATGACGGTGAGGTTCCGGCCTTTGATATATTAAACAAAGCCCGCACTGAACTGCATCAGATAGCACAGATTGACAAGTCACTTCAGGGGCTTGATGAAATGCTCTCCAATGTGATAGCTCAGGCAAAAGAAATAAGCAGCGAGCTCCGGACATATAAGGAGCATCTTGAACTTGACCCGGAGCGTCTGGAAGAGATGAGGCAGCGCCTTAATCTGATTTCTCTGCTGAAGAAAAAATACGGCGGGAGTGTGGATGCAGTTCTGAAATACTGCGATGAGATAAGCCGTGAACTGGAACTTGCAACCGGATTTGAGGAAGAAACGGCAAAGCTGAAAGCAAACATCGAGGCACAGCGGAAAATCTGCGGTGAACAGGCGGTAAAGCTTTCCGAAGAACGCCGCAAAGCGGGAAGTAAAATAAGCAAAAGCATTATCGGGGAGCTGGTGAACCTTGGCATCGTGAATGCGCAGTTTGTAATCCGCCAGGAACAGCCGGCAGCCCAGGGGGATGATTATATATACGCCGGCGAAAAGAAAGTGCGCTATAGCAGTTCGGGAATTGATGATGTGGAGTTTCTGATGTCAGCCAATGCCGGGGAAGAAGTAAAGCCTCTTGCAAAGGTTGCCTCCGGCGGAGAGGTTTCGCGTATTATGCTTTCGCTGAAAACCATACTGGCAAAAAATGACCGGCTTCCGCTGCTGATCTTTGATGAAATTGATACCGGGGTGAGCGGCCGCATCGCGCAGAAAGTGGGTAATGCATTAAAGAATTTATCATCCTATCATCAGATAATCGCTATAACCCATTTGCCGCAGATCGCGGGGCTCTCCGATCATCACTATTCGGTTGAGAAGCGGGAAGAAGACGGCAGGGCATTCAGTCACATACGGGAACTCACGCTTGAGGAGAAAGTGGTTGAAGTGGCAAAACTGATGAGCGGTGAACTGGTTACCGAAGCAAGTCTTAAAGGAGCGAGGGAACTGATGGGGATTCAATAA
- a CDS encoding four helix bundle protein, with translation MKENVIRDKSLQFAIRMVKLANFLREEKREYVLSKQIVRSGTAIGALVREARYGESTNDFLHKLTIALKEAGETEYWIELLFRTDYISKEEYNSVINDIHEIIKILTAITKTIKSSR, from the coding sequence GTGAAAGAGAATGTCATAAGAGATAAGAGTCTGCAGTTTGCCATAAGGATGGTAAAGCTTGCAAACTTTCTCAGGGAGGAAAAACGAGAATATGTTCTCTCAAAACAGATTGTCAGATCAGGTACTGCTATCGGAGCATTAGTCAGAGAAGCCAGGTATGGTGAATCAACTAATGATTTTTTACACAAGCTGACAATAGCACTCAAAGAAGCCGGTGAAACAGAGTACTGGATAGAACTGCTTTTCAGGACGGATTATATCTCAAAAGAAGAGTATAATTCAGTGATAAACGACATTCATGAAATAATAAAGATTCTAACTGCAATAACCAAAACAATAAAATCCTCAAGATAA